One Candidatus Syntrophosphaera sp. DNA segment encodes these proteins:
- a CDS encoding sigma-54 dependent transcriptional regulator, whose amino-acid sequence MNRARILVADDDVIFCNLVEELLLENGYEVLLALDTGQAAQVLKTNHIDILMLDLRFPALKDGFGLLDDVRKNYPQLIVLMISGAGNIEDVVRAIQNGATDFIEKPIEPEHLLLRIQRLDEQLLKDRELKSLEHKAIGMVGASEEMKFVFSGISAAARYDSPVLITGETGVGKELAARAVHRLSKHGAKELVGINCASVPRDLFEAELFGYEKGAFTGAVNSYKGYFGFAQNTSLFLDEIGELPVSVQAKLLRALSEGEIQRIGGEPSASQTRIISASNQDLQAALSEGRFREDLYYRLNSIHIHIPPLRQRRTDIVPLALHFLSMFCQRNQLMPKEISPSAQVWLTEQAWEGNARQLKSMVERAVIFSERNSLEVEDFNPLTTDLDHSYEPGGTLRDHLKQCEANIIKSVLKANGYNISQTAKQLGMDKSNLSKRIHSLGIEVRD is encoded by the coding sequence ATGAATAGGGCCAGAATCCTGGTGGCCGATGATGACGTCATTTTCTGCAACTTGGTGGAAGAGCTGCTGCTGGAAAACGGTTATGAAGTCTTGCTGGCCCTGGATACCGGGCAGGCCGCCCAGGTCCTGAAAACGAACCATATCGACATCCTGATGCTGGATCTGCGCTTTCCGGCGCTTAAAGATGGATTTGGCCTTTTGGATGACGTGCGTAAAAATTATCCGCAGTTGATCGTGCTGATGATTTCCGGGGCTGGCAACATCGAGGACGTGGTGCGCGCGATCCAAAACGGCGCGACGGACTTCATAGAAAAACCGATCGAACCGGAGCACCTGCTGCTGCGTATCCAGCGCCTGGATGAACAGCTCCTGAAGGACAGGGAGCTGAAGTCTCTGGAGCACAAGGCGATCGGCATGGTGGGTGCTTCCGAGGAAATGAAATTCGTGTTCTCCGGGATAAGTGCCGCCGCCAGATATGACTCGCCGGTCCTTATCACCGGTGAAACGGGAGTGGGTAAAGAACTCGCCGCCCGCGCAGTGCATCGTTTGAGCAAACATGGCGCGAAGGAACTTGTGGGCATCAACTGCGCCTCCGTGCCCAGGGACCTGTTCGAAGCAGAACTGTTCGGCTATGAAAAAGGCGCGTTCACCGGCGCGGTAAATTCCTACAAAGGCTATTTCGGCTTTGCCCAAAACACCTCGTTGTTTCTCGACGAGATCGGCGAACTGCCGGTCTCCGTGCAGGCAAAACTGCTCCGTGCCCTTTCCGAAGGCGAGATCCAGCGCATCGGCGGAGAACCGAGCGCCAGCCAAACCCGCATCATCAGTGCCTCCAACCAGGATCTGCAAGCCGCGCTTAGTGAAGGGAGATTTCGCGAAGACCTGTATTACCGGCTCAATTCCATCCACATCCACATTCCGCCTTTGCGCCAGCGCCGGACAGATATCGTGCCCCTCGCCCTGCATTTCCTGAGCATGTTCTGCCAGCGCAACCAATTGATGCCCAAAGAGATATCTCCAAGCGCCCAGGTCTGGCTGACCGAACAGGCCTGGGAAGGCAATGCCAGGCAATTGAAGAGCATGGTGGAACGAGCAGTTATCTTTTCTGAGCGTAACAGCTTGGAAGTGGAGGACTTCAATCCCTTGACCACGGATTTGGACCATTCCTACGAGCCTGGCGGGACCTTGCGCGATCACCTCAAACAATGCGAGGCCAATATCATCAAATCTGTCCTGAAAGCCAATGGCTACAACATTTCCCAGACCGCGAAACAGTTGGGCATGGATAAATCCAACCTCAGCAAGAGGATACATTCCCTGGGAATTGAAGTGCGCGATTAG